Genomic window (Roseivirga sp. 4D4):
TGTTACTCTGGGAGAAGCAATCTGATGGAAACTGGCAGGTGAAAATGGATTCCAATTATTGATACTAAGTTCATCAACGTTGCTTTTCCGATTGGTCACACTTCAAAACAGACCAAATAGTCTGCTATCCCTTTCTCGTGAAGCGTCCGTTTCTCAGTTTTGAGTCAAACACATACATAAAAAAGTATTTCAAATTCATCAATCGGTTTTTCGGACATAAATCCGGTTGATGTTCTTGCCATCTGTGCACAGTTAATGTATTATTGTTATTAGGGACACGCTAAGGGGCACTATTTAGTGGTCTAGTCTTATTTCTAAAAGAGCAAAACACAACACACTTGACGCTATTTAGTCCTTAGATTTTTTGTTGAAAATCAATTTATTCATGACCATGTCCAGGTTGGGCTTGTTAGTGTTTTGCTTATTCGCTACCCATTTGACCATTGGCCAAGAGGTCTTTAGGTTAAGTGACACTTTAATCTATAATGACCGAATAAGAGAAATTGATAAAGAGGCCGCTGGGTTAGCAGGGAACATTAGACGCTTTAATAACCTATACCTTCGCGAGTATGGAAATTTAGATCAAGACCTACAAAGGCTTATTGATCAAATAGAGGATAAAGACAGCCCCGAGTTCAAAGCGCTGGAGAAAATACAGAAGAAGACAGTTGTCTTTCAACTACTCGCATCCAGAGAACCCTCTAATCAATCTGTTGAGAATATTCTGGCACTTTTTGAACGGTACGAAGCCTCTGAAACAAACTTGCCACGGCTGCTATCCAACATTGTTTTTACAGCTGGAACATTACTAGGAAAGGGAGCTTATGATCATGCCATTGCCTTCTATAACAAGGCAATATCCATCCAGTATACCCCTATTCTTGAAGAGAATGGGAACCTCATTAGCACATACTTAAACCTGATTGAGTTATACCTCCAGTTAGAAGCTCCCTTTTTAGCTCAAGAGGTAATAGAGCTTGTTGATAACTACCCTTATGATAACTCTGAAGTAACATGGACAAAAGGCACTTATACCAGGAGATTTAGTTGGTTAAAGGGGCAATACTTTATGATGATCGGAGATTATCAAAGTGCTTTAAATACAATTGATAATAGTAAAATAAACGAGGGAGGTATAACTGCTGACATCAATGCCCAAGTCTATTTTACTCAGCTTAACATCTTCTTAAAAAACAACATGCCCGATAGTGCATTCATGATATTGAACAGAATGTATCAACTGGAATTAGTCGAGTCGGAAGCATTGAACCTTAGAAGGCTTGCCGGAGCACAGGTCTATCAATCTCAAAGTGATAGCGAAAGGGCTATGATATACTTGGATAGTATTCAAGGTAGGTATTTCGGTAATTCACATTATCAGTCTCATCTCTATGAAACTCAGATACAAGCCTACCGAAACCAGAATAAACCATATGAGGCTTTAGATGTATATAATAGTTATCAAGCATACTCTGATTCAGTAGAAACCAGCTTAGCGATTTTCAGAGCAGCTGCACTCAATAATAACCTACAGAAGGAAGAAGCGGTGGCAGAATTAAGGAGAAAAACCGCAATTGACAATGAAAGGGCAAAAAGAAGAAATTATCTACTGGCAGGCGTCAGTGTTTTGCTCTTTATCATTGTACTTGTAGTAGTAAAACTGAGGGCTATAAAAAGAAGGACTGTTCTGGAGGTCGAGCTTCAAAAATCACGGGAAGTCGCCCTTATCAAGGGTAATTTCCTTAATAACCTATCTCATGAAATAAGAACGCCTTTGACCGTGATTTCAGGTTATTTGGACCTTCTAAACAAGAACATCTTTAACCGGGACAATGCCGTCAAGTACATCGCACGTGCTACGAGAAATAGTAATGCGCTAGTCAATAATCTAAATAACTATCTACTGCTATCTAAATTAGATGGTTCCATAGATGACCATAAGGTTGAGACCCAAAAACCACTCGGTAATTTTATCGAAGAATTGGTGGAGTCTTTTGAGGCAGTTGCCCTACAAAAACAGCAGAAGCTCTATTTTAAATCTAATATCAAAAGTGACACCTCCATTAAATATGCTTTTGGTCATTTAGAAAAAATCATTTCCAACCTATTAAACAATGCTGTCAAGTATACACCCGCGAGAAAGTCAATTCATATTTCCGCAATGATCAGTGATGGCCGACTGGTTTTTGCGGTAAAGGACGAGGGAATGGGTATGGATGAGGATGAAGTTAAACATGTCTTTGATCGGTTTTATCAGTCTATGCGGCATCAACATGTTGGCGGTTTTGGAGTAGGCTTGGCATTGGTCAAACAATTGGTAGATGCTCTCAATGGCACTATAGATGTAGAGAGTGCACTGAATTTAGGGAGTCAATTTAAGGTAAGCTTACCACTTACTATTGAATCTGATGATCTCTACCTACAAGAGGACTACGAGGATAGCTTCCAATGTATAACGGACCAAGAGCAGCATGCGCCAGCTACTGACAGCAAGCAAAACAGGCCAAGGCTATTAGTTGTAGACGACAATGCTGAGCTGATGCTCTATTTAACTGATCTCTTCAAAGAAAAATATGATTGCCATTACGCCTTTAACGGTAAGGAGGCCTTAGAAGCAGTTGAATCCCAACAGTTCGACCTGATTATATCAGATATGAAAATGCCAATTATGGGTGGTGTGGAATTATTCAATGAATTGCGCAAAGTTGAAAAGTATGAAACCACACCTTTCATTATGTTATCTGCCTCTTTTACTGAACAGCCTGAAGATTTAGTGTCCTCCTTGGGGATTACTGACTACATTCTTAAACCCTTTGTACCCTCAGAATTGGTGGCAAGGATTAACTTCCTGCTCCAAAACAAAATGTACCGTAAACAATTGCATGAAACCAGCGGGGAAAAATTGGAGTTCGAAGGAAAGCATACGGATCTCATGCAAAAACTGAATGAAGTCATTTTGGAAAATCTCGGCAACGGGGAGTTTGGTGTTAAGGAACTGGTAGAAACATCCGGCTATAGCCAAAGCAGATTGAACCAAATTGTAACGGAACAAACAGGTTTGAGTCCTGTGAAAATCATTCTCGAAATACGGCTCCTGAAAGCCTATGAGATTATTGCCAAATCTAAGTATCAAACGGTAAGTGAAGTCTGTTTTGCCGTTGGCGTCAACAGTAAATCATACTTCTTCAAAAAATTTAAGGAGCGATTCGGCATTACTGCTGGTGACTTAATGAAAAAGCACACCAAGGACTTTTTGGAATGATCCTGAACCGAACGGAACTGCTATCCTTCTAGAGATACATAAAGGCTCAGCCATATTAATAGCTGAGCCCCCCTATTGAAATACATTTTTATAAAAACTACTCTACTTGAAGCGTTTCTGCCGGGTTGGTACGTGCTGCTCTAAGTGAAATATAGCCTACTGTAAGCAATGTCAAAGTCAACGTCATCAACAAACCTATTGCAAAAAGATCCCAGCTTAAGGGAATTCTATAGGTATACTCTTCAAGCCATAAGGACATAGCTTTATAAGCCAAAGGAGCACTAAGTAGAAAAGCTATAAATGTTAGGATGTAGAACCTCTTGGAGAAACTAAAGAATATTTGCCCCAAGGAAGCACCTAAGACCTTTCGAATCCCAATTTCTTTGGTTCTTTTTGCCGCCATAAAGGAGACAAGACCATAAAGCCCCAAACAACCAATGATGATGGCCACCAGTGAGAAAATGCGGATGCTCTTAAGCATAATATCTTCAACTATATAGGACTCCTTGATATAATCGTCTACGGTCTGGTATTGGAAAGTGCGCGATGGAAAGACCTGTAACCACTCACTCTCAAGCTTTGTCAGTACTTTCTGCAGATTACCAGAGGCCACCTTGATATTAGCTCCGTTCACTTGTCTCCGCCATGGAAACATGATCACAGGTTCGATTGGAAGATTCAGCTTATCTACATGAAAATCCTTGACCACACCGACTATCTGGGCCTGAGTACCGTAGCAACGTATCAACTTGCCTATCGCTTCCTGAGGACCTTCTACCTCTAGTTGCTCGACCAATTTTTCATTTACAATAAAGCCACCAATAGTATCATTGTATTCTCCTGGACGGAAGTTTCTTCCAGCTATCAACTCAATGCCGTAAGTATCCAAATAACGATCATCCACCCACTTGTTTCGTACTCTGATATCCCCTTTATCTTCATGTCCTACCTCTCTAAATGATGTAGAATAGCGCCCTGCATCCATCGGAGGACCTGAAGCGAATGAATAAGAAATCACCTCTGGCATAGACTCCATGGCTATCGCAAGTCGATCCACCTGTTGTTTATCAGGGCTGAAAGTAGTTATCGTAATCATCTGGTCTTTATCAAAGCCCATGTCTTTATTGATGAAATAATCCATCTGTACAGAGACGACAATGGTACCAATGATCATTAATTGGGTAATAGAGAATTGAGTAAGGACCAGGGCCTGTCTCAAATTCAGTCCAGACTTATTCTTGGTCAATGCGGAGAAACCACTCCTTAAGGCCTCAGAGGGACGATAAGCTGATAACTTTACTGCTGGATAAATGCCTGCGAGTAGGCTGATCAGCAAGATGAGGCCAGCTCCAAAAATCCAGACCGAATCATCTATTTGCATATCCATTTGAACAATGGTCAACAAATCATTCCAGCCATTCAATGCCAACTCTGTGATCCACATGGCAATGAAGAACGAAATGGTAGTGAGGAAAATGGTCTCTGCCAAGAACTGTAAGATTAACTGAGTACGGCTACCTCCTAATACTTTTCTAACCCCAACTTCTTTCGCCCGAGTGACCACTTGAGCGGTTTGAATATTGATGAAATTGATACATGCCGAAAGCGCGATAAACAAGCTGAGTGCCCAGAATGCAACCGCAATGGATGGATCATTAGTGTAGTTGCCTGAAAATCCCCATTGCGGATCATTATGAATATCCTTCAGGTTGATCAGGCTATAACTGGTAATTTCGGCATCTGCTTCTGTCCTGTATTTATCCACTAACTGTGGGAAGCGTTCCTCAAAATCTTCAGGGCGCTGTCCTTCCTTCAACACTACATAGGTGAGCCCGGAAGAAACGTTACCCCAATTATCTCGGTCCCAATCATTCATTCTATAATATATCTCAGTAGAGGTAAGTAGTTGGAAAGGTGTATTGCTATTACTCGGAGGTGTATCGATCACTCCGGTAATGAATACTCGCAGTGAATCAAATAAGGTCACTTCCCTACCCATAAGTCCCGCTTCTTTACCTACAAAGTCAGGGTAATATTTCTCAACCATTTTTGTCGAGAGCACCAGTGAACTTGGGTCATCCAAAGCTGTCCTATTATTTCCAGCGATAAAGTCATAATCGAAATATTTCAAGAAGGCACTATCGGCAAATAGCATCTTTCTTTCTTCTTCAAATACCTTCTCTGCAGAAGTGCCCGGATCGATAGTAACCAAAGAGAAGTTTGGCCCGATAACCTGTACGGCTGCCTCTAATTCAGGGTATTCATTCCGAATGGCCTTAACCAACATAGATTGGCTATTCCCCGTCTTGAGAAGCCTGTTCGGATAATTCTGAGTAAGGTTGACGCGGTAGATTCGATCAGCCATTGGTTGATCCATGTCAAAACTATTTTCATAGCGCTCTTGAACGTATAAAAACAAGAGACTGCTTAGCCCAAGAGTAAGCGCCACTATGTTAATGGCAGAAGTGACTCTGTTTTTCCAGAGGTTTCTAATAATCGAGAGAATGAATGTTCGGGTCATAATTGTTAGTATTTGACCATATAAGGCCAAAAATCTGCCACAATAATTAACTAATTAACAATTAAGTAGTTAGCTACTTTTCCAAGTAATTCTTTCAACAAAGTGATCGCCATAGTACAGGCAACTGTTCCAACCTAGAACAGTAAATTACTATATTTATTTGTGGAAATTCTAGCCATAGATGACGACCCCTTAATGCTCCATACCATCAGCATGGTACTGGAAGAATCCTATGGAGATATTCATACGGCAGAACACCCCAGTAACGCGCTTCCTGTTCTTGAAAGTGAGCAGGTAAAGGCGATTGTATTGGATCTTAATTTCGCCATTGGAGATTCTGATGGTGCCGAAGGCCTGGCTTGGATTAAGCGAATCAAGGACATGAGGCCCCATGTCTCGATCATTGTGCTTACGGCACATGGGTTTCTGGACATAGCAGTCAAATCGCTCAAGCAAGGAGCGACAGACTTTCTTGAGAAACCCTTTTCTAATGAGAAGCTCATTGCTACTGTTCAGGCTGGATTAAATCTGGCTAACTCACAATTGAACTTAGCCGATGTCACCTCAAGTCGTGATCTATTGATCAATCAGAGCACTCAATTCAACAACCTGGTTGTAGGCGTGTCAGAGAGCATGAAGGCTGTCATGGATATAGTCAGCAAAGTTGCGGATACTGATGCCTCTGTACTCATCACAGGGGCTCATGGTACAGGCAAGGAAGCCCTCGCGAGGTTAATTCATGGAAAGTCCATGAGAGCCGCACAACCATTTATTAGCACAGATTTGGCTGCCATTACACCAGGACTATTTGAATCTACCCTATTTGGACATGTCAAAGGAGCATTCACCGATGCTAGTGAAGATAAACTCGGAATGATGGAAGGCGCCAATTTGGGAACTCTCCTTCTCGATGAAATCGCCAGTATTCCTCTCTCCTTACAATCAAAACTACTTTCTGCCTTACAAAATCGGGAGGTTCATCGCGTGGGAGAACATCGACCCAGGGCTATTGATATTCGCTTAATCAGCACATCATATAAATCCATAGACGTCTTGACAGATCCCTCCGAATTCCGGCAGGACTTGTTGTTTCGAATCAATACAGTACATATCGAACTCCCCTCCTTACGCAATCGAAAAGCCGATATCCAACCATTAGCAGAGCATTTCCTACAAGCATTTAATCGCAAGTATGACAAGCATTTTGACCTGACTAAAGATCAATTCAGAGCTTTGGAGGAATACCATTGGTCGGGGAACATTCGGGAGTTGAAAAACAGCATTGAGCGAATGGTGATTATGGGCAGTGCCATTGACTTGGCAGGAAACCAAGAGAAGCCTACCGACAACTTATATGAGGTTGAGAAAAGAAAGATTGCGGAGATCATTGAACGTCACTCCGGCAATATCACCCATGCTGCAGCCGAATTGGGTATTGGCCGAAACACCCTTTATCGTAAAATGAAGAAATATGATCTTTAGCAAGGGTTTCTTAATGGTTCTGATTCGGGTACTCCTGATCGTTGCCTTTTCAATCGGAATGGTCTACACCTATTTAGAAACTGAGCTTTCCATTACCCCATATATGTTTGCCGTGCTCATACTTATAGTGAGCATCGAACTGACATGGAGGCAACAATCTCAGGAAAGAAACTGGGCTAGTTTTCTTGAATCCGTCCGATATGGTGATTTCAATCGTACCTACGAGAAAAAGACACAATCCAAAAAACTTCAAGAAGCTTACCAACTGATAACCGAAAGAATGGAAAGTCTTCACACCGATCGTGAAGCAGAATTTAGGTTACTCCAAACGGTATTGAGACATGTTTCTGTTGCTGTGATTTGCTATCGCGAAAATGGTGAAGTCGTTTTTACCAACAAGACCTTCAATACCCTACTTGAACTTGTCAGTCTGACACATATCGATCGTTTGGCCGAAGACTACCCCAACATTCATCAGGCAATGACCAGCGAGACCATCAGTAGTTCAGAGTGGATCGATCATAAAAATGGACAGAAGCTTTTGCTCAAATCAGAAGCCTTCAAATTGAAGGGAAAAGCGTATACACTCGTTTCCCTGACTGACATTCGCAGTTCATTGGAGACTAAGGAGCTTGAGAGTTATCAAAAGCTGATGCGTGTGATGACGCATGAGATCATGAATTCGACTACGCCCATACTATCATTGATCAGAGTAGTGAATAAGAAGCTCATCAAAGAAGATGAACTAGTTAATCTCGGACCAAAAGACCAAAAGAATGTTGCCACTAGCCTTGAAGCCATTGAGGAACGCACTTCTGGCATGTTGAAATTTGTAGAGGCCTATAAGCAAATCAATCGATCCATTGAGCCTCACCTAGAAACGGTAGAAAGCAAAGTGTTGATTGATTCTATTGCTCCCTTGATTGCTTCAACATCCGCGATCGGTATAAGAACAAATGATCAGTATAAAGGGACTTTGGAGGTTGATCGTGCACTGATGGCTCAAGTGCTGATCAACTTGCTCAAAAATGCCATGGATGCTGTGGGAGGATTAGAAGACCCCATGGTTTCATTAAAGATCTACGCTGAATCCGATCATGTAGTGATTCAGGTGGAAGACAATGGTCCTGGCGTATCAGAACAGTCTATTTCAGAAATCTTTGTCCCATTCTATACCACCAAAAAAGACGGTTCTGGTATTGGACTAGCGCTATCTCGAAAGATCATAAAGGCCCATAAAGGGAATCTAGAATACGCTAGAGATGATGGTCGTTCTCAGTTTACAATTCTCTTATCTCATCAAATATCACTTTTTTAAATATAGCGCTAGGTTAGTGTAATCGATGATTGCCTCTTTACTAGTTAGAATATCTGCTCCTATTACCCCATCTACCCGGCCTAAGCCCAAGCGCTCAAAAGCACTATTGACATGATCTAGGCTCATAAGAACAAGTGGCATCTTATTTATGGTCAATGCACCCATTTCAAAGGTATTCTCTTCAGAAACGAACATCTGAATGCTGGCTCCTCCTGCACCTGCTGCCTCTTGGTCTACATTTTTAACAGCCATTTTAAACTTATCCCTGTTTTGAACCTCAATCACAGTACCTGAGGCTCCAGTATCTAAAATAAACTTACCGTTTACTCCATTAAGCGTGCACTCCAGATGTAAATGACCCGAAGCAATTCTCGTCATTTGCAACTTTCGATACCCTTTCCCTTTTAAGAAGTGCTCTAGAGCTATTTCAGTCGTAGAATTGGCTATCGTCTCTTGTGCGTTTACTGTCGACTGGTAACTCCAGAAGAGATTAACACATGCTATAAAGAATACTTGTTTTATTGAAATCATTTTGAAAAGGTTTAGGCTTAATTCAATTAATACTTTCTGAAGGGCTTAATTATTGGACTTGTCCATCCGCAGTATATTTTACTGTGCTTAATTCATTCCCTAGCTCATCGTAATTGATTTCCACCCTATGAAACCCAAGTGTCGGATGTTCACAGGGCTCCCGATTTTGATCGAAATATGTCATGGCGACTAAATTATCATTGTGATCGAGTTCAAAAACAGTCCTATGAATACCTAATTCATTTTCTACTGGTCTATCCTGATTATCGTAGAAATTCATGGAGAAATACTCTGATAAACCAAGTGGCTGATTTCGATATTTAAATTCATATCGACACTGGGCATAACCATACTCCATATTAGCCACAGCCTGCCGGTTTGATAACTCACCTTGAATGTCATAAAACGACCAGCCTCTTTCATTACCGTAATTGTCA
Coding sequences:
- a CDS encoding ATP-binding protein; this encodes MTMSRLGLLVFCLFATHLTIGQEVFRLSDTLIYNDRIREIDKEAAGLAGNIRRFNNLYLREYGNLDQDLQRLIDQIEDKDSPEFKALEKIQKKTVVFQLLASREPSNQSVENILALFERYEASETNLPRLLSNIVFTAGTLLGKGAYDHAIAFYNKAISIQYTPILEENGNLISTYLNLIELYLQLEAPFLAQEVIELVDNYPYDNSEVTWTKGTYTRRFSWLKGQYFMMIGDYQSALNTIDNSKINEGGITADINAQVYFTQLNIFLKNNMPDSAFMILNRMYQLELVESEALNLRRLAGAQVYQSQSDSERAMIYLDSIQGRYFGNSHYQSHLYETQIQAYRNQNKPYEALDVYNSYQAYSDSVETSLAIFRAAALNNNLQKEEAVAELRRKTAIDNERAKRRNYLLAGVSVLLFIIVLVVVKLRAIKRRTVLEVELQKSREVALIKGNFLNNLSHEIRTPLTVISGYLDLLNKNIFNRDNAVKYIARATRNSNALVNNLNNYLLLSKLDGSIDDHKVETQKPLGNFIEELVESFEAVALQKQQKLYFKSNIKSDTSIKYAFGHLEKIISNLLNNAVKYTPARKSIHISAMISDGRLVFAVKDEGMGMDEDEVKHVFDRFYQSMRHQHVGGFGVGLALVKQLVDALNGTIDVESALNLGSQFKVSLPLTIESDDLYLQEDYEDSFQCITDQEQHAPATDSKQNRPRLLVVDDNAELMLYLTDLFKEKYDCHYAFNGKEALEAVESQQFDLIISDMKMPIMGGVELFNELRKVEKYETTPFIMLSASFTEQPEDLVSSLGITDYILKPFVPSELVARINFLLQNKMYRKQLHETSGEKLEFEGKHTDLMQKLNEVILENLGNGEFGVKELVETSGYSQSRLNQIVTEQTGLSPVKIILEIRLLKAYEIIAKSKYQTVSEVCFAVGVNSKSYFFKKFKERFGITAGDLMKKHTKDFLE
- a CDS encoding ABC transporter permease; amino-acid sequence: MTRTFILSIIRNLWKNRVTSAINIVALTLGLSSLLFLYVQERYENSFDMDQPMADRIYRVNLTQNYPNRLLKTGNSQSMLVKAIRNEYPELEAAVQVIGPNFSLVTIDPGTSAEKVFEEERKMLFADSAFLKYFDYDFIAGNNRTALDDPSSLVLSTKMVEKYYPDFVGKEAGLMGREVTLFDSLRVFITGVIDTPPSNSNTPFQLLTSTEIYYRMNDWDRDNWGNVSSGLTYVVLKEGQRPEDFEERFPQLVDKYRTEADAEITSYSLINLKDIHNDPQWGFSGNYTNDPSIAVAFWALSLFIALSACINFINIQTAQVVTRAKEVGVRKVLGGSRTQLILQFLAETIFLTTISFFIAMWITELALNGWNDLLTIVQMDMQIDDSVWIFGAGLILLISLLAGIYPAVKLSAYRPSEALRSGFSALTKNKSGLNLRQALVLTQFSITQLMIIGTIVVSVQMDYFINKDMGFDKDQMITITTFSPDKQQVDRLAIAMESMPEVISYSFASGPPMDAGRYSTSFREVGHEDKGDIRVRNKWVDDRYLDTYGIELIAGRNFRPGEYNDTIGGFIVNEKLVEQLEVEGPQEAIGKLIRCYGTQAQIVGVVKDFHVDKLNLPIEPVIMFPWRRQVNGANIKVASGNLQKVLTKLESEWLQVFPSRTFQYQTVDDYIKESYIVEDIMLKSIRIFSLVAIIIGCLGLYGLVSFMAAKRTKEIGIRKVLGASLGQIFFSFSKRFYILTFIAFLLSAPLAYKAMSLWLEEYTYRIPLSWDLFAIGLLMTLTLTLLTVGYISLRAARTNPAETLQVE
- a CDS encoding sigma-54-dependent transcriptional regulator, which codes for MEILAIDDDPLMLHTISMVLEESYGDIHTAEHPSNALPVLESEQVKAIVLDLNFAIGDSDGAEGLAWIKRIKDMRPHVSIIVLTAHGFLDIAVKSLKQGATDFLEKPFSNEKLIATVQAGLNLANSQLNLADVTSSRDLLINQSTQFNNLVVGVSESMKAVMDIVSKVADTDASVLITGAHGTGKEALARLIHGKSMRAAQPFISTDLAAITPGLFESTLFGHVKGAFTDASEDKLGMMEGANLGTLLLDEIASIPLSLQSKLLSALQNREVHRVGEHRPRAIDIRLISTSYKSIDVLTDPSEFRQDLLFRINTVHIELPSLRNRKADIQPLAEHFLQAFNRKYDKHFDLTKDQFRALEEYHWSGNIRELKNSIERMVIMGSAIDLAGNQEKPTDNLYEVEKRKIAEIIERHSGNITHAAAELGIGRNTLYRKMKKYDL
- a CDS encoding sensor histidine kinase, which produces MIFSKGFLMVLIRVLLIVAFSIGMVYTYLETELSITPYMFAVLILIVSIELTWRQQSQERNWASFLESVRYGDFNRTYEKKTQSKKLQEAYQLITERMESLHTDREAEFRLLQTVLRHVSVAVICYRENGEVVFTNKTFNTLLELVSLTHIDRLAEDYPNIHQAMTSETISSSEWIDHKNGQKLLLKSEAFKLKGKAYTLVSLTDIRSSLETKELESYQKLMRVMTHEIMNSTTPILSLIRVVNKKLIKEDELVNLGPKDQKNVATSLEAIEERTSGMLKFVEAYKQINRSIEPHLETVESKVLIDSIAPLIASTSAIGIRTNDQYKGTLEVDRALMAQVLINLLKNAMDAVGGLEDPMVSLKIYAESDHVVIQVEDNGPGVSEQSISEIFVPFYTTKKDGSGIGLALSRKIIKAHKGNLEYARDDGRSQFTILLSHQISLF
- a CDS encoding retropepsin-like aspartic protease produces the protein MISIKQVFFIACVNLFWSYQSTVNAQETIANSTTEIALEHFLKGKGYRKLQMTRIASGHLHLECTLNGVNGKFILDTGASGTVIEVQNRDKFKMAVKNVDQEAAGAGGASIQMFVSEENTFEMGALTINKMPLVLMSLDHVNSAFERLGLGRVDGVIGADILTSKEAIIDYTNLALYLKK